In the genome of Candidatus Polarisedimenticolia bacterium, the window AGCCCTTCAGAATCGACCGGTGGCAGCGCGCTTCGTCGGCGCAGTAACAGCCCACCGAGAAGCTCGTCCGGTGAGACAGAGCCGCCAGCAGCGCGAGCAGCCGGGCGGCTTCGGGGCGCTTCATTTCGGCGCGGTATCGCCGGGCGTAGGCGCGCCATTCCCGCTCGTTGGCGGCCTGCAGCCCTTGCTTGACCAGGGCCGCCGAAGGCGCCAGGCCGGGGACCCACACGTCGTAGAAGTCGCGCGACGCATACTCGGCTTTCGGAACGCCGCGCGGCGGCCGCCGCACGGTCCCCAGACGCAGCCCCTCCGAGCGAGTTCGCGGCGTTCCCAACCTCACCACGCGAATCGGCATTCTCGTCCTAGTTCCCCTTGGCAAATCGGCGAAATTCGGTCCAAGGCTGTTCTCGCGGGCCGGGATCGCCGCATTCTTGGAGCTCGAAGCCTGTCTGGCTCGCGAGGGCGATCTCGCGGGGGTTCGGCAGTTATCGTCTCTGCCTTGCCTCGCTTCGCGTGACGCGCAGCCCGGCCCAGCGCCGGATCGCCACCAACGTCCACACCGCCTCGACCGCGGCGAAGGGCCAGGAATGGATCAGAAGTGCGTACAGAGACGCGGCGGCGCACGACGCCGCGAAGCCGAGTATGTAGATGTGGGACCGGCGCTCGAGCGCGTACATGACCATCATCGACGTCGCGGCGACGATGCCGAACGCTTCAACCAGCATGGTTCTCGGCGGCCTCCGCGTCTCTCCTCAAGCCCGTGCCCTTCCGATGGC includes:
- a CDS encoding DUF488 family protein: MPIRVVRLGTPRTRSEGLRLGTVRRPPRGVPKAEYASRDFYDVWVPGLAPSAALVKQGLQAANEREWRAYARRYRAEMKRPEAARLLALLAALSHRTSFSVGCYCADEARCHRSILKGLLKEHGAKLA